In Luteibacter mycovicinus, a genomic segment contains:
- a CDS encoding XrtA system polysaccharide chain length determinant, with translation MSGELVPFAGMLPALIGEARRRRVAMGVTFAVIALAALGIGAVWPKKYEASTTILAQDASIITPLMEGAASATANKNRAGMARDVIFSRRVLDEVLRTGGWLASSPSPIERDKLIESIKARTKIVNNRENLITISYFDSDPRRAFEVTRAFGQLFISESLLSKQRESRDAYEFINSQVEAYRGKLTDAEDKLKAYRDANADARPGSDIDANSRISALRTQIENNRMDAMQKQSQAAALNAQLSGESEVNAVQTVGGIYQAQLAEMQSQLDKLLLTYTDSYPDVVRLRHQIEDVRTQMQSADASRAVGGGTVDRMVTMNPVNQQMRVQLATIRSDAAAASARVSASESMLQSELERSKRIANSENVTAELTRDYTVNRDVYQDLLKRRENARVSMNLDAEQRGLTFQVQDPAVLPLVPSGLRFMHFGLAGVALSLAVPFGLLFAVARFDPRVRSVGQLERATGFPVLATIPFYPTPRDRRREHLQNMLLALIVTGVGAVYLLLFWLRMKG, from the coding sequence ATGAGCGGGGAACTCGTTCCTTTCGCGGGCATGCTGCCCGCACTGATCGGCGAGGCGCGCAGACGGCGCGTCGCGATGGGCGTCACCTTCGCGGTGATCGCGCTGGCCGCGCTGGGTATCGGAGCGGTATGGCCGAAAAAGTACGAAGCATCCACGACCATCCTCGCGCAGGACGCGAGCATCATCACGCCGCTGATGGAAGGCGCGGCCTCGGCGACGGCGAACAAGAACCGCGCAGGCATGGCACGCGACGTGATTTTCAGCCGCCGCGTGCTCGATGAGGTGTTGCGGACCGGCGGGTGGCTGGCCTCTTCACCGTCCCCGATCGAGCGCGACAAACTCATCGAGAGCATCAAGGCACGCACGAAGATCGTCAACAACCGTGAGAATCTGATCACCATCAGCTATTTCGACTCCGACCCGCGGCGTGCCTTCGAGGTGACCCGTGCCTTCGGCCAGCTGTTCATCAGCGAGAGCCTTCTCTCCAAGCAGCGGGAAAGCCGCGACGCCTACGAGTTCATCAACAGCCAGGTCGAGGCCTATCGCGGCAAGCTCACCGACGCCGAGGACAAGCTCAAGGCGTATCGCGACGCCAATGCCGATGCGCGTCCCGGCAGCGACATCGACGCCAATTCCCGCATCAGCGCCCTGCGTACGCAGATCGAGAACAACCGCATGGACGCGATGCAGAAGCAGTCCCAGGCCGCGGCGCTGAATGCGCAACTCAGCGGTGAGTCCGAGGTCAACGCCGTGCAGACCGTCGGCGGCATCTACCAGGCCCAGCTGGCCGAGATGCAGTCGCAGCTCGACAAGCTCCTGCTCACCTATACGGACTCCTACCCGGACGTCGTCCGCCTGCGTCACCAGATCGAGGATGTGCGAACGCAGATGCAGAGCGCCGATGCAAGCCGTGCGGTGGGTGGCGGCACGGTCGACCGGATGGTCACCATGAATCCGGTCAACCAGCAGATGCGCGTGCAGCTGGCGACGATCCGCAGCGATGCCGCCGCCGCCTCGGCGCGGGTAAGCGCGAGCGAGTCGATGCTTCAGTCCGAGCTGGAGCGCAGCAAGCGCATCGCCAACTCGGAAAACGTGACCGCCGAGCTGACGCGCGATTACACGGTCAACCGCGACGTCTACCAGGACCTGCTCAAGCGGCGCGAGAACGCGCGCGTCTCCATGAATCTCGACGCCGAGCAGCGCGGACTGACCTTTCAGGTGCAGGACCCGGCCGTGTTGCCACTGGTGCCGTCGGGCCTGCGTTTCATGCACTTCGGTCTGGCTGGTGTCGCCTTGTCGCTGGCGGTTCCGTTCGGTCTGCTGTTCGCGGTGGCGCGTTTCGATCCCCGCGTGCGTTCGGTCGGCCAGCTCGAACGGGCCACGGGCTTTCCCGTGCTGGCCACCATTCCGTTCTATCCCACGCCGCGCGACCGCCGCCGTGAGCACCTGCAGAACATGCTGCTGGCGCTCATCGTCACCGGCGTCGGTGCCGTCTACCTGCTGCTGTTCTGGTTGAGGATGAAGGGCTGA
- a CDS encoding oligosaccharide flippase family protein: MTRRLDVLRSVGIVTVSTYIEYALGLLMSVWIARALGPGDFGRYAFTVWLCGWLIVCSNHALTTSSTKFIAEADGMGDLGLASSLAARFSRIQTWSSASVIGLFLVIGWLFRPAEWDASLLPIMALVVVAVVAKANYAVLVAIGKGQERFEPEAVATVTGGILGMLLVLAAMLMHADLVSFVALFAVACLILNLVNRLVYRRYCRDFASGPIPPTLNARVNRHLKLTAVLVLMGSFRVGTIEIFLLNTFSGSVAVGYFAIAGTLTRGAVQLFSVGLTSTLLPYMAKSYGESGSARAARFLAEATRFYWAVGIAIAGLGLVTTPEIVRLMYGTRYLDAIPAIEATLVLGGLLLIGNGIAAFQTVVDRQDDRVRIATVALVANAVLGLALIPVLGLSGAVVTYAGTRVVEMVLAVHYLRKATSGALPVAAMARLFAVGSVATLAAWATTAAIPSRVGFLGGCAVFVVLYVPGSVLVRYWTGDDVQLMAGIGRRLGRPGRWLIRALEFIPPAVSKASP; this comes from the coding sequence ATGACCCGCCGCCTCGACGTCCTGCGCAGCGTGGGCATCGTCACGGTGTCCACGTACATCGAGTACGCGCTCGGGCTGCTGATGAGTGTGTGGATCGCTCGCGCGCTGGGTCCGGGCGACTTCGGCCGCTATGCGTTCACCGTGTGGCTGTGTGGCTGGCTGATCGTCTGCTCCAACCATGCGCTGACCACGTCATCGACCAAGTTCATCGCCGAGGCGGATGGCATGGGCGACCTCGGGCTCGCGTCCAGTCTCGCGGCGCGCTTTTCACGAATCCAGACGTGGAGTTCGGCGAGCGTCATCGGTCTGTTCCTCGTGATCGGCTGGTTGTTCCGGCCCGCCGAGTGGGATGCGTCCCTTCTACCGATCATGGCGCTGGTCGTCGTGGCCGTGGTCGCCAAGGCCAACTACGCGGTGCTGGTGGCCATCGGCAAAGGACAGGAGCGCTTCGAGCCCGAAGCGGTGGCGACGGTGACCGGCGGCATCCTGGGGATGTTGCTCGTGCTTGCGGCCATGCTCATGCATGCCGACCTGGTCTCGTTTGTCGCGCTGTTCGCGGTGGCGTGCCTGATCCTCAACCTGGTTAACCGGCTGGTCTACCGCCGTTATTGCCGGGATTTCGCTTCCGGACCGATTCCTCCCACGCTCAATGCGCGGGTGAACCGCCACCTGAAACTCACGGCCGTGCTGGTGTTGATGGGCTCGTTTCGTGTGGGAACGATCGAGATCTTTCTGCTCAACACGTTCTCGGGATCGGTCGCGGTGGGTTACTTCGCGATTGCGGGCACGCTGACGCGCGGCGCGGTGCAGTTGTTCTCGGTCGGGCTCACGTCGACGCTGCTTCCCTACATGGCCAAGTCGTACGGGGAGAGCGGCAGTGCGCGCGCGGCGCGTTTTCTTGCCGAGGCGACGCGATTCTACTGGGCGGTGGGCATCGCCATCGCCGGGCTCGGCCTGGTCACGACGCCCGAGATCGTGCGCCTCATGTACGGCACGCGCTACCTCGATGCGATTCCCGCGATCGAGGCCACGCTGGTGTTGGGTGGCCTGCTGTTGATCGGCAATGGTATCGCGGCCTTTCAGACCGTGGTGGACCGGCAGGACGACCGTGTACGCATCGCCACTGTCGCGCTCGTCGCCAACGCGGTTCTCGGTCTGGCGCTGATTCCTGTTCTCGGGCTATCCGGCGCAGTCGTGACTTACGCGGGGACACGTGTCGTCGAGATGGTGCTTGCGGTGCACTACCTGCGCAAGGCGACCAGCGGCGCGCTGCCGGTGGCGGCGATGGCTCGTCTGTTCGCCGTGGGCAGCGTGGCGACGCTGGCGGCATGGGCGACCACCGCCGCCATACCGTCACGGGTCGGCTTCCTCGGCGGCTGCGCCGTGTTCGTTGTGCTTTACGTGCCGGGTAGCGTCCTGGTTCGTTACTGGACCGGAGACGACGTGCAGCTGATGGCCGGCATCGGCCGACGCCTCGGCCGGCCGGGTCGCTGGTTGATCCGTGCCCTCGAATTCATCCCGCCGGCAGTGTCCAAGGCCAGCCCATGA
- the galE gene encoding UDP-glucose 4-epimerase GalE: protein MNTVLVTGGAGYIGSHTVQQLVARGDRVVVIDNLSTGFREAVRGASLVEGNVGDGDLVSRVLEAHRVDAVLHFAAHTVVPESVSDPLKYYGNNTCNTRNLLAACAAAGVDKFIFSSTAAVYGATEAGVADETTPTCPANPYGTSKLMSETMLRDWCATGAMRHVILRYFNVAGCDPLGRIGHSTPLATLLIKVACEHAVGKRQCVSIYGTDYDTPDGTGVRDYIHVDDLAAAHLSALDHLRDGGDSLTLNCGYGHGYSVREVVDAVARAGGHALNVLELPRRPGDIGKLIACSDRLRDVLGWRPRHDDLDFIVRTALDWEYRLAGLHAPVASVA from the coding sequence ATGAATACGGTCCTGGTCACCGGCGGTGCCGGTTATATCGGCAGCCACACGGTGCAGCAGCTGGTCGCGCGGGGCGACCGGGTCGTCGTGATCGACAACCTCTCCACCGGATTCCGCGAGGCCGTGCGCGGCGCGTCCCTGGTCGAAGGCAATGTGGGCGACGGCGACCTCGTCTCGCGGGTTCTGGAAGCGCATCGCGTCGATGCGGTCCTGCACTTCGCGGCACATACGGTGGTGCCGGAGTCGGTCAGCGATCCGCTGAAGTACTACGGCAACAACACCTGCAATACCCGCAACCTGCTGGCGGCGTGTGCGGCGGCCGGCGTGGACAAGTTCATCTTTTCGTCGACGGCGGCGGTCTACGGTGCCACGGAGGCCGGCGTCGCCGATGAAACGACGCCGACGTGTCCCGCCAATCCTTACGGCACGTCGAAGCTGATGTCCGAAACGATGTTGCGCGACTGGTGCGCAACCGGAGCGATGCGGCATGTCATCCTGCGCTACTTCAATGTCGCCGGTTGCGACCCGCTCGGACGCATCGGCCACAGCACTCCGCTGGCCACGTTGCTGATCAAGGTGGCGTGCGAACACGCCGTGGGTAAGCGTCAGTGCGTGTCCATCTACGGCACCGACTACGACACGCCGGACGGCACGGGCGTGCGTGACTACATCCACGTCGACGATCTGGCCGCCGCGCATCTGAGCGCGCTGGATCATCTGCGCGACGGTGGCGATTCACTCACCCTGAACTGCGGCTACGGGCACGGTTACAGCGTGCGCGAGGTCGTGGATGCCGTGGCGCGCGCGGGCGGCCATGCGCTCAACGTGCTGGAACTGCCGCGCCGGCCCGGAGACATCGGCAAGCTCATCGCGTGCAGCGACCGGCTGCGCGACGTGCTCGGCTGGCGACCGCGCCACGACGATCTCGATTTCATCGTCCGTACCGCGCTGGACTGGGAGTACCGCCTCGCGGGGCTGCACGCGCCTGTCGCGTCGGTCGCATGA
- a CDS encoding outer membrane beta-barrel protein: MPASTRLAQAIVIGLAVAPTAVLAGTFDYTLYGGIEHSNNIALSSDRPLSENVLTPGGTFQFTQLGSTFQANVAGTFEYRKYLENHFDSQTQTQLGAQANWTIAPERLDFSVEDYAGVQPVDQLSADSPDNQQQTNVIVLGPTLRMRFGDAARGQFELRYINSYASKVDEFDSSRGMAAFRVYRDLSPTDQLSGNVEFQRVGFTHQPSTADYDRKEAFVRYTSTLAHFDADVLVGGTRLSFYQGRSTSAPVVRLQVGWQPTLRNALTVAGAYQYADAAQDLITTPGAYGAGLTADRAEAIDPFANTGGLGRGATGTGIGVGSAVIGSEVYKERRLEATWNWRGERLTMTISPAFNKLSYLDDPTFDQTGRGLSVGVGYRLNPTLTLSGFASYDRVTYDTLSRKDNTVRLGLDLGKQINRHWSWHASVARERRTSDAVGQSYREAEFFIGVVYRR; encoded by the coding sequence ATGCCGGCATCGACCAGGCTCGCGCAGGCCATCGTGATCGGGCTCGCGGTCGCACCGACGGCGGTGCTTGCCGGAACCTTCGATTACACCCTGTATGGGGGGATCGAGCACAGCAACAACATCGCCTTGTCGTCGGACCGGCCCCTGAGCGAGAACGTGCTGACGCCAGGGGGGACATTCCAGTTCACGCAGCTGGGTTCGACGTTCCAGGCCAACGTGGCGGGAACCTTCGAATACCGCAAGTACCTCGAAAACCACTTCGATTCGCAGACGCAGACACAGCTCGGCGCGCAAGCCAACTGGACGATCGCCCCGGAACGGCTGGACTTTTCGGTCGAGGACTATGCGGGCGTGCAGCCGGTGGATCAGTTGTCGGCCGACTCGCCCGACAACCAGCAGCAGACCAACGTGATCGTGCTCGGCCCTACGCTGCGCATGCGCTTCGGCGATGCGGCGCGCGGTCAGTTCGAATTGCGGTATATCAACAGCTACGCATCGAAGGTCGATGAGTTCGATTCGTCCCGCGGCATGGCTGCCTTTCGTGTCTACCGCGACCTGAGCCCGACCGATCAGCTCTCCGGCAACGTGGAGTTCCAGCGGGTCGGTTTCACCCATCAGCCGAGCACGGCCGATTACGATCGCAAGGAGGCCTTCGTGCGCTACACGAGCACGTTGGCGCATTTCGATGCGGACGTGCTGGTGGGCGGTACGCGACTGTCGTTCTACCAGGGGCGCAGCACGTCGGCTCCCGTCGTACGACTGCAGGTCGGCTGGCAGCCGACCCTGCGCAACGCACTGACCGTGGCGGGTGCCTACCAGTATGCCGACGCCGCGCAGGATCTGATCACGACACCAGGGGCCTACGGCGCGGGCCTGACCGCCGATCGCGCCGAGGCGATCGATCCGTTCGCCAACACGGGCGGACTGGGAAGGGGGGCGACCGGCACGGGCATCGGCGTGGGCAGCGCGGTGATCGGCTCGGAGGTGTACAAGGAGCGCCGTCTCGAAGCGACCTGGAACTGGCGCGGTGAGCGGCTGACCATGACCATATCGCCGGCCTTCAACAAGCTGAGTTATCTGGACGATCCCACCTTCGACCAGACCGGACGCGGGCTGAGCGTCGGTGTCGGCTACCGCCTCAACCCCACGCTGACCCTCTCGGGATTCGCCAGCTACGACCGCGTGACCTACGACACGCTCAGCCGTAAGGACAACACGGTCCGGCTGGGCCTGGACCTGGGCAAACAGATCAATCGGCACTGGAGCTGGCACGCGTCCGTCGCACGCGAGCGGCGTACGAGCGATGCCGTGGGCCAGAGCTATCGCGAGGCGGAATTCTTCATCGGCGTGGTCTACCGGAGATGA
- a CDS encoding alpha/beta hydrolase family protein, producing the protein MRGDLDLPFFFGADDGLFGMYHAGTPTARRALLMCASLGQDLIRCHRLYRQLAQALAMQGVPVLRFDYHGTGDAAGSSGEVDWSRCVEDTVTAAAELRGRASIDRVVAFGARLGGSIAMAAAGRAGFTEVIAWDPVLDGGDYVAALDAMQAALREDGERFTRPRSHADVAEQWLGFDIGDSLRRQLCALRVGTPAVPTLVLDAQSLGQSTPWNDLRRLETAILSQPLIQAVTGRLKEVA; encoded by the coding sequence ATGCGTGGCGACCTCGACCTGCCGTTCTTTTTCGGTGCCGACGACGGCCTGTTCGGCATGTATCACGCGGGTACGCCGACGGCGCGTCGCGCGTTGCTGATGTGCGCCTCGCTGGGGCAGGACCTGATCCGCTGCCATCGCCTGTATCGTCAGCTCGCGCAAGCGCTGGCGATGCAGGGAGTCCCCGTGTTGCGCTTCGACTACCACGGTACCGGCGACGCCGCTGGCAGCAGTGGCGAGGTGGACTGGTCGCGCTGCGTCGAGGACACCGTGACGGCCGCCGCGGAGTTGCGCGGACGCGCCAGTATCGACCGCGTCGTCGCCTTCGGTGCACGGCTGGGTGGCAGCATCGCCATGGCCGCGGCGGGTCGGGCCGGTTTCACGGAAGTCATCGCATGGGATCCCGTGCTCGATGGCGGCGATTACGTGGCGGCGCTGGACGCCATGCAGGCCGCCCTGCGCGAGGACGGCGAGCGCTTTACGCGACCGCGCAGCCACGCCGATGTGGCCGAGCAATGGCTGGGCTTCGATATCGGCGACAGCTTGCGGCGTCAGCTCTGCGCGTTACGCGTCGGCACGCCGGCCGTGCCTACGCTCGTGCTGGATGCGCAGTCGCTCGGTCAGTCCACCCCGTGGAACGACTTGCGGCGACTCGAGACCGCGATCCTGTCGCAGCCGCTCATCCAGGCCGTCACCGGTCGTCTGAAGGAGGTCGCGTGA
- a CDS encoding aldo/keto reductase: protein MTSTVPVLDLNDGNKAPQLGFGVFQIPDGETADAVSAALAAGYRSIDTAAIYKNEAGVRQGIERSGVARGDIFLTTKLWNSEQGFDATLKAFDASIAKLGTDYVDMYLIHWPTPKHDRYVDTWKAFIRLREEGRIHSIGVSNFQPAHLERIVKETGVAPVVNQIELHPDFAQRDVVAANAKHNVITEAWSPLGQGGDLLKNETLVSIGKTHGKSPAQVVLRWHVQLGHMVIPKSATPERIKSNIDVFDFELSADEMKAIAALDAGKRMGPDPDELN from the coding sequence ATGACCTCTACCGTTCCGGTCCTCGACCTCAACGACGGCAACAAGGCACCGCAGCTGGGCTTCGGTGTCTTCCAGATTCCCGACGGCGAGACCGCCGACGCCGTATCCGCCGCGCTGGCGGCCGGTTATCGCTCGATCGATACCGCAGCCATCTATAAGAACGAAGCCGGCGTACGCCAGGGCATCGAACGCTCCGGCGTCGCCCGCGGCGATATCTTTCTGACCACCAAGCTCTGGAACTCGGAGCAGGGCTTTGATGCCACGCTCAAGGCCTTCGATGCGAGCATCGCGAAGCTCGGCACCGACTACGTCGACATGTATCTGATCCACTGGCCGACGCCGAAGCACGATCGCTACGTCGATACCTGGAAGGCGTTCATCCGTCTGCGCGAAGAAGGCCGCATCCACTCGATCGGCGTGTCCAATTTCCAGCCCGCGCATCTGGAGCGCATCGTGAAGGAAACCGGTGTGGCGCCGGTGGTTAACCAGATCGAACTGCATCCGGATTTCGCCCAGCGCGATGTCGTCGCGGCGAACGCGAAGCACAACGTTATCACCGAGGCGTGGAGCCCGCTGGGTCAGGGCGGCGACTTGCTGAAGAACGAGACTCTCGTCTCGATCGGCAAGACGCATGGCAAGTCACCGGCCCAGGTCGTGCTGCGGTGGCACGTGCAGCTCGGCCATATGGTGATTCCGAAGTCGGCGACGCCGGAGCGCATCAAGTCGAACATCGACGTGTTCGACTTCGAACTGTCGGCCGATGAAATGAAGGCCATCGCCGCGCTCGATGCAGGTAAGCGCATGGGCCCGGATCCCGACGAACTGAACTGA
- a CDS encoding cellulose biosynthesis cyclic di-GMP-binding regulatory protein BcsB — MKQAIVVAVLALGVAGCAGMASKVARLDVGMPRDEVLDRLGPADSDRTIIGYEVMSWLDRRPGRFSFSHKDYTVVLKDGKVTQFGPGLVRRDSKTSLQIETGDR, encoded by the coding sequence ATGAAGCAGGCGATCGTCGTGGCCGTCCTCGCCCTGGGGGTCGCCGGTTGTGCGGGCATGGCGTCGAAGGTCGCCCGGCTCGACGTGGGAATGCCCCGCGACGAGGTGCTGGATCGACTCGGCCCGGCCGATTCCGATCGCACGATCATCGGCTACGAGGTGATGAGCTGGCTCGATCGCCGTCCGGGCCGCTTCTCCTTCTCCCATAAGGACTACACCGTTGTGCTGAAGGACGGAAAGGTCACCCAGTTCGGTCCGGGGCTCGTTCGTCGTGACAGCAAGACGTCACTGCAGATCGAGACAGGCGACCGCTGA
- a CDS encoding XrtA/PEP-CTERM system exopolysaccharide export protein, whose protein sequence is MKRWNRVAAVAATLWLTACATGGSNLPPPKMDAASPVVASYLIGVDDQLQITVWHNPDLSVSVPVRPDGKITVPLVGDIAAGGRTTDQVGAEIQQKLVQYIRDPQVAVILTALRSHEYLSRVRVTGAVRSPISMPYRQGMTVLDAVLAAGGTTEFAAPDRTELYRHNEAGATQAYAVRLEKILQQGDLANNYPVQPGDVITVPQRAF, encoded by the coding sequence ATGAAGCGTTGGAATCGCGTCGCCGCCGTCGCAGCCACTCTCTGGCTGACGGCCTGCGCCACCGGGGGAAGCAACCTTCCACCACCGAAGATGGACGCGGCCAGCCCGGTCGTCGCGTCCTATCTGATCGGCGTGGACGACCAGTTGCAGATCACCGTCTGGCATAACCCGGACCTGAGCGTCAGCGTGCCGGTCCGTCCCGACGGCAAGATCACCGTGCCGCTGGTCGGCGACATCGCCGCCGGTGGGCGTACGACCGATCAGGTCGGTGCGGAAATTCAGCAGAAGCTGGTGCAGTACATCCGCGATCCTCAGGTCGCCGTGATCCTTACCGCGTTGCGCAGCCATGAGTACCTGTCCCGTGTGCGGGTGACGGGCGCCGTGCGCAGCCCGATCTCCATGCCGTACCGGCAGGGCATGACCGTGCTGGATGCGGTACTCGCCGCCGGCGGAACCACCGAATTCGCGGCGCCCGATCGCACCGAGCTCTATCGGCACAACGAGGCCGGTGCCACCCAGGCATACGCCGTGCGGCTGGAAAAGATCCTGCAGCAGGGCGATCTGGCCAACAACTACCCGGTACAGCCCGGCGACGTGATCACCGTGCCGCAACGCGCCTTTTAA
- a CDS encoding YdcF family protein, giving the protein MDIAARLLHPAVQALLLALCSTAFVLCRRPRAACALAAIALIWIWLAATPALALRLRDGLVAGAAETPRHADAIVVLGGGKLPVGDWSHTTTRAGMGLSLWRAGWAPLVLVSGSDQAMDLAQGFGHSGMPDGDLRIEATSRNTHENAHNSAAILKAEGLRHVLLVTSAVHMRRAAGCFRHEGIEVTPVPADDRHATLASAPPWIPTRGALTLTARALHEYVALWIYKRRQWI; this is encoded by the coding sequence ATGGATATCGCCGCACGCCTCCTCCATCCCGCCGTGCAAGCGTTGCTGCTGGCTCTGTGTTCGACGGCGTTCGTGCTGTGTCGGCGTCCGCGTGCGGCGTGCGCACTCGCAGCGATCGCGCTGATATGGATCTGGCTGGCCGCGACGCCGGCGCTGGCGTTGCGTCTGCGCGATGGACTGGTGGCCGGAGCAGCGGAGACGCCGCGGCACGCCGATGCGATCGTCGTGCTTGGCGGCGGCAAGCTTCCGGTCGGCGACTGGTCACACACGACGACCCGGGCAGGCATGGGGCTGTCGTTATGGCGAGCCGGATGGGCACCGCTGGTGCTGGTGTCGGGCAGCGATCAGGCGATGGACCTCGCGCAGGGCTTCGGACACTCGGGCATGCCGGATGGCGATCTTCGCATCGAAGCGACCAGCCGGAACACGCACGAGAACGCGCACAACTCCGCCGCCATACTCAAAGCCGAAGGGCTGCGCCATGTGTTACTGGTGACCTCGGCGGTTCATATGCGGCGGGCGGCCGGGTGCTTCCGGCATGAGGGTATCGAGGTGACGCCTGTACCCGCCGACGATCGTCATGCGACGCTGGCCTCGGCACCACCATGGATCCCGACACGCGGAGCGCTCACCCTGACCGCCCGCGCTCTGCACGAGTACGTGGCCTTATGGATCTACAAACGCCGCCAATGGATATAG
- a CDS encoding alpha/beta hydrolase, which yields MREEAHRFGRARHLVGIAGVPEGARGETGVIVLNAGLVHRIGPFRLHVELTRQLNAAGYPTLRFDMSTLGDSGATGGGMTRTQQVCADLDDAMVLMKNRAGCERFVLVGLCSGAQNAHVVASTDPRVSGAVFLDGYAYRTLGYKLRHYLPRVADPGRWARWLRGRPGGGGADKAAPEPVFAVAPAPRDQVIADFTGMVGRGMKLYLVYSGGISNYFNHARQFRECFGKVMSHPAVTTRYLAETDHTYILTGDRARLLDGIGGWLARNFPPATAGRSP from the coding sequence ATGCGTGAGGAAGCTCATCGATTCGGTCGTGCACGGCACCTGGTCGGTATCGCGGGTGTGCCGGAAGGCGCGCGCGGAGAGACCGGCGTCATCGTATTGAACGCCGGACTGGTGCATCGCATCGGTCCCTTCCGGCTGCACGTGGAACTGACCCGCCAGCTCAACGCGGCTGGCTACCCGACGCTTCGATTCGACATGTCGACGCTCGGCGACAGCGGTGCCACGGGCGGCGGCATGACCCGTACCCAGCAGGTCTGCGCGGATCTCGACGACGCGATGGTTCTGATGAAAAACCGGGCGGGGTGCGAGCGTTTCGTGCTGGTCGGCCTGTGTTCGGGCGCGCAGAACGCACATGTGGTGGCATCGACCGATCCGCGTGTCTCGGGAGCGGTATTCCTCGACGGATACGCGTATCGCACGCTCGGCTACAAGCTTCGTCACTACCTGCCGCGTGTGGCGGATCCCGGCCGCTGGGCGCGCTGGCTGCGCGGGCGTCCGGGTGGCGGCGGCGCCGACAAGGCGGCACCCGAGCCCGTGTTCGCGGTGGCACCCGCGCCCCGCGATCAGGTGATCGCCGATTTCACCGGCATGGTGGGGCGGGGCATGAAGCTCTATCTCGTCTACTCGGGTGGCATCAGCAACTATTTCAATCACGCGCGTCAGTTCCGCGAGTGCTTTGGCAAGGTGATGAGCCATCCGGCGGTCACCACGCGGTACCTGGCCGAGACCGACCACACGTACATCCTCACCGGCGACCGCGCCCGTCTGCTCGACGGCATCGGCGGCTGGCTTGCCCGCAACTTCCCACCGGCCACGGCCGGGAGGTCTCCATGA
- a CDS encoding polysaccharide biosynthesis protein: MNKLAAEPIEPGHAEHPHVDPRTTPGHSIARMREADGALAPIDCERKRLIHREESVRQQSDAFRGIRTRLLEMAGENNFITLVVAVSPRSGASFVTRNLATAFAFDESKTSLLVDCNLRYPNQHKAFGIEPHTGGLIDFLEHPSRGIASIMYPTGVPRMRLIPAGRSRENSGEYFSSFRMRAVLDSLRCRYSDRYLFLDGPSVKGSPDARILADLADFVVVVAGYGRDTPAAINQAVANFDPAKLAGVVFNQSP; the protein is encoded by the coding sequence ATGAATAAACTGGCCGCCGAACCCATCGAACCCGGGCATGCCGAGCACCCGCACGTCGACCCGCGTACCACGCCGGGTCACTCCATCGCGCGCATGCGCGAGGCGGACGGGGCGCTGGCGCCGATCGACTGCGAGCGCAAACGCCTCATCCATCGCGAGGAATCCGTCCGACAACAGTCCGATGCCTTCCGGGGGATCCGCACGCGGTTGCTGGAGATGGCGGGCGAAAACAACTTCATCACCCTGGTCGTCGCGGTGAGCCCGCGGTCGGGAGCGAGCTTCGTGACGCGCAACCTGGCCACCGCGTTCGCTTTCGACGAGTCGAAGACGAGCCTGCTGGTCGACTGCAATCTGCGCTATCCGAACCAGCACAAGGCCTTCGGTATCGAGCCACACACGGGCGGTCTTATCGATTTCCTCGAGCATCCGTCACGCGGCATCGCCTCGATCATGTATCCGACCGGCGTACCGCGGATGCGCCTGATTCCTGCCGGCAGGTCGCGCGAGAACAGTGGCGAGTACTTCTCGTCGTTCCGCATGCGCGCCGTGCTGGACTCGTTGCGTTGTCGCTACAGCGACCGCTACCTGTTCCTCGACGGTCCGTCCGTCAAGGGCTCGCCGGATGCGCGCATCCTGGCCGATCTCGCCGACTTCGTCGTGGTGGTCGCGGGCTATGGACGCGATACGCCCGCGGCGATCAATCAGGCGGTGGCGAATTTCGATCCGGCCAAGCTGGCGGGCGTCGTCTTCAATCAGTCGCCGTGA